From the genome of Thermodesulfobacteriota bacterium, one region includes:
- a CDS encoding Na-K-Cl cotransporter, with translation MVPAVPTFVHRVLSWTRRLMGAGAAGLPRRPGAKLGTFLGVFTPTILTILGVIMYLRFGWVVGHAGLGKTLLIVCLANGITLVTTLSLSAVATNTRLGVGGAYYIISRSLGPEIGGAIGLPLFLAQSLSVTLYSYGLAESLRFVWSGVPVPAAALVIVLAVAALAYRGAGTALRSQIPIMGLIALSVLALAGGALLGAGPPAPRVSGGSGEVGFWTLFAVFFPAVTGIMAGLGLSGDLKDPQKSIPRGALAACLAGFGVYLTVPVLLALGADAETLREDPLVWTRIAPLGALFVLPGLWGAIFSSAVGSILGAPRTLQALARDHLAPRRFAAVAQEGGEPVFGLAVTLAIALGAVFLGDLNTVASVVTLFFLTVYGMLNLVAALEGLSGDPSWRPTLRVPWPVNLAGSLACFGTMVLISAGATVFAVLVVLALYVALQRKERKADWGDVRRGVYEALIRWALVKLSRRPLSARNWRPHILVFVESAERRLELIRFGHWFSQDRGVVTVCELVEGDLLALEQDPVERKDQIEALFHREGIAAFGEVDVVPNVEQGIVGVAQANGMAALEPNTVLLGWPGDPERLAELLRVTRRLERLKKSLIIGRVDSEAAPRGHRPRSVHVWWGGLERNGDLLLLLAYLLTRNRQWRGARIRVLSVASNVLMRETTERTLRRLLPELRIDAD, from the coding sequence CCCCGGCGGCCCGGGGCGAAGCTCGGCACCTTCCTCGGGGTCTTCACCCCCACGATCCTCACCATCCTCGGCGTCATCATGTACCTGCGGTTCGGGTGGGTGGTGGGGCACGCCGGGCTGGGGAAGACCCTCCTCATCGTGTGCCTGGCCAACGGCATCACCCTGGTCACGACGCTTTCCCTCTCGGCGGTGGCCACCAACACACGGCTCGGCGTGGGCGGGGCGTACTACATCATCTCCCGCAGCCTGGGGCCCGAGATCGGGGGGGCGATCGGCCTGCCCCTCTTCCTGGCCCAGTCGCTCTCCGTCACGCTCTACTCCTACGGCCTTGCCGAGTCCCTGCGCTTCGTCTGGTCCGGGGTGCCCGTGCCCGCCGCGGCCCTCGTCATCGTCCTGGCCGTCGCCGCCCTGGCCTACCGGGGCGCCGGCACGGCCCTGCGAAGCCAGATCCCCATCATGGGGCTCATCGCCTTGTCGGTGCTCGCCCTGGCCGGGGGCGCCCTCTTGGGCGCCGGCCCCCCCGCCCCCCGGGTCTCCGGGGGATCGGGGGAGGTGGGCTTCTGGACCCTCTTCGCGGTCTTCTTTCCGGCGGTTACCGGCATCATGGCCGGCCTGGGCCTCTCGGGAGACCTGAAGGACCCCCAGAAGAGCATCCCCCGGGGCGCCCTGGCGGCCTGCCTGGCGGGGTTCGGGGTCTACCTGACCGTCCCGGTCCTCCTGGCCCTGGGTGCCGACGCCGAGACCCTGCGGGAAGACCCCCTGGTGTGGACCCGGATCGCACCCCTCGGGGCGCTTTTCGTGCTGCCGGGGCTGTGGGGCGCGATCTTCTCCTCAGCGGTGGGCTCCATCCTGGGCGCACCGCGCACGCTCCAGGCCCTCGCCCGGGACCACCTGGCTCCGCGCCGCTTCGCGGCCGTCGCCCAGGAGGGGGGCGAACCGGTTTTCGGGCTCGCGGTCACCCTGGCCATCGCCCTGGGTGCGGTGTTTCTCGGGGATCTCAATACCGTGGCCTCCGTGGTCACCCTCTTCTTCCTCACCGTCTACGGCATGCTCAACCTCGTAGCCGCTCTGGAGGGCCTCTCGGGCGATCCCTCCTGGAGGCCCACCCTGCGGGTGCCCTGGCCGGTGAACCTGGCCGGCTCCCTGGCGTGCTTCGGAACGATGGTTCTCATCAGCGCCGGGGCCACCGTCTTCGCCGTCCTGGTCGTGCTCGCCCTCTACGTCGCCCTCCAGCGCAAGGAGCGCAAGGCCGACTGGGGAGACGTGCGCCGCGGGGTGTACGAGGCCCTCATCCGCTGGGCGCTCGTGAAGCTCTCGCGCCGGCCCCTGAGCGCCCGCAACTGGAGGCCCCACATCCTGGTGTTCGTGGAGAGCGCCGAACGCCGCCTTGAGCTGATCCGGTTCGGCCATTGGTTCAGCCAGGACCGGGGGGTGGTGACCGTGTGCGAGCTCGTGGAGGGCGACCTGCTGGCCCTGGAGCAGGACCCCGTGGAGAGAAAGGACCAGATCGAGGCCTTGTTTCACCGGGAGGGAATCGCCGCCTTCGGCGAGGTGGACGTGGTGCCCAACGTGGAGCAGGGCATCGTGGGGGTGGCCCAGGCCAACGGCATGGCGGCCCTGGAGCCCAACACCGTCCTCCTGGGGTGGCCCGGGGACCCGGAGCGCCTGGCCGAGCTCCTGCGGGTGACCCGCCGCCTGGAGCGCCTCAAGAAGTCCCTGATCATCGGCCGGGTCGATTCCGAGGCCGCGCCTCGGGGGCACCGCCCCCGGAGCGTGCACGTGTGGTGGGGCGGACTGGAGCGCAACGGCGACCTCCTGCTGCTGCTCGCCTACCTCCTCACCCGCAACCGCCAGTGGCGGGGGGCCCGCATCCGGGTGCTCAGCGTCGCCTCGAATGTTCTCATGCGGGAGACGACCGAGCGCACCCTGCGGCGGCTGCTGCCCGAGCTGCGCATCGACGCCGAC